A single Kryptolebias marmoratus isolate JLee-2015 linkage group LG7, ASM164957v2, whole genome shotgun sequence DNA region contains:
- the fga gene encoding fibrinogen alpha chain gives MKTLAVLTCLLAAALTQATVVDPRGARPVVHGTRDNKCATQREWPFCVDDDWNSKCPSGCRIQGLMDKNDHELLKKIEKIRNLLDQNKAKHRSTDQVSRQTYDYLREKLTIDSGNDNNYYDLAQNLRQRITDMKIRIDRQMKVLSALKDRIKDQVNVMQRLETDIDIKLRSCKGSCGGHTEYEVDRESYESLDKQVQQLEANSVQNIESVGTLYVMKSRKLKDVTVDSIYKSKDVGAQQKEDLFPQVNTVQFVLEEEGSSSSPATISKVPGTSHLSSTPPPLFPSSDSSKSITELGGSDPFGFGGFDFGGSSHASTTTVGCTKTIKRTVVQTKDGPVETVQEVISGGPECQGTDFTKGGMSSLFPTLSHASSSSSSSSVHTVQSGGTKGSLLGDTKSGLMNPFGTGLDLGGFMTDDTEDDVPDFHARSLKSATVERQDDYVGKDCVDAYQKHLKGETNGLFKIRPGSSDSTATVEVYCRQEGLMGGWLLVQQREGDSISFNRSWAEYRHGFGKVDANGKGDVWLGNQNLHLLTNQSDTMLKVELEDWEGGVAIAEYTVRVGTEEEGYPLHVSGYTGDAGDALLMPGKTPDTSHNGRKFSTFDKDNDECQGNCAEEFGGGWWYNSCQSANLNGIYYKGLYDPKTNTPYQTENGVVWVTYKPATYSLKTVRMFVRPAAF, from the exons ATGAAGACGCTCGCTGTGCTCACCTGCCTGCTGGCTGCGGCGCTGACTCAG GCGACAGTGGTGGACCCCAGAGGAGCCCGACCCGTGGTCCACGGAACCAGAGACAACAAGTGTGCCACTCAGAGAGAATGGCCTTTCTGCGTCGACGATGACTGG AACTCTAAATGCCCTTCGGGCTGCAGGATCCAGGGTCTGATGGATAAAAACGACCACGAGCTGCTGAAGAAGATCGAGAAGATCCGCAACCTGCTGGACCAGAACAAGGCCAAGCATCGCTCCACTGACCAGGTGTCCCGACAGACCTATGACTACCTGAGGGAGAAACTCACCATCGATTCGG GAAACGACAACAACTACTACGACTTGGCCCAGAACCTGCGTCAGAGGATCACGGACATGAAGATCAGGATCGACAGACAGATGAAGGTTCTGTCGGCGCTGAAGGATCGGATCAAAGACCAGGTCAACGTGATGCAGAGGCTGGAG ACTGACATTGACATCAAGCTTCGCTCCTGTAAAGGATCCTGCGGGGGTCACACCGAGTACGAGGTGGACAGGGAGAGCTACGAGTCTCTGGACAAACAG gtgcagcagctggaggccAACTCCGTGCAGAACATCGAGTCGGTCGGGACGCTGTACGTGATGAAGAGCAGGAAGCTGAAGGACGTGACTGTAGACTCCATTTATAAATCTAAGGATGTGGGGGCTCAACAGAAAGAGGACCTGTTCCCTCAG GTGAACACTGTTCAGTTCGTCTTGGAGGAGGAAGGCTCCAGCTCCTCCCCAGCAACCATATCGAAGGTCCCAGGTACTTCCCACCTCTCGTCtacacctcctcctctcttccctTCCTCAGACTCGTCTAAATCCATCACTGAGCTCGGAGGATCCGATCCTTTCGGGTTTGGGGGGTTTGACTTCGGGGGTTCAAGCCACGCCTCCACCACGACTGTCGGCTGCACCAAGACCATCAAGAGGACAGTGGTCCAAACGAAAGACGGACCGGTGGAAACGGTCCAGGAAGTGATCAGTGGAGGGCCCGAGTGTCAGGGCACTGATTTCACCAAGGGAGGGATGAGCTCCTTGTTCCCGACACTCAGCCatgcatcctcctcctcctcctcctcctcagttcATACCGTCCAGTCTGGCGGCACAAAGGGAAGCCTGTTGGGAGACACTAAAAGCGGGCTCATGAACCCGTTTGGCACCGGGCTTGACCTCGGAGGGTTCATGACCGACGACACAGAAGATGACGTCCCTGATTTCCACGCACGGAGTTTGAAGAGCGCGACTGTCGAACGGCAGGATGATTATGTAGGAAAAG ATTGTGTCGACGCCTACCAGAAGCACCTGAAAGGGGAAACAAACGGCCTGTTTAAAATCAGACCTGGCAGCTCGGACTCCACGGCCACAGTGGAGGTGTACTGCCGGCAGGAGGGCCTAATGGGTGGGTGGTTGTTAGTTCAGCAGAGGGAGGGTGACTCCATCAGCTTCAACCGCTCCTGGGCCGAGTACCGCCATGGCTTCGGCAAGGTTGACGCTAACGGGAAGGGGGACGTTTGGCTGGGCAACCAAAACCTCCATctgctgaccaatcagagcgatACCATGCTAAAGGTGGAGCTGGAGGATTGGGAGGGGGGCGTGGCTATTGCTGAATACACAGTCAGGGTGGGCACGGAGGAGGAGGGATACCCGCTGCACGTGTCGGGGTACACCGGAGACGCCGGGGACGCTCTGCTGATGCCCGGAAAGACGCCCGACACGTCCCACAACGGCAGGAAGTTCAGCACCTTTGACAAGGACAACGACGAGTGTCAGGGGAACTGTGCGGAGGAGTTCGGGGGCGGGTGGTGGTACAACAGCTGCCAGTCCGCAAACCTAAACGGGATTTATTACAAAGGCCTATACGACCCGAAAACAAACACGCCCTATCAAACTGAGAATGGAGTGGTGTGGGTGACGTACAAACCAGCAACATACAGCCTGAAAACGGTTCGGATGTTCGTTCGACCGGctgccttttaa
- the LOC112451446 gene encoding fibrinogen alpha chain, translating to MSVMADVYSSRRRVIVSRYVSELKFVERADVLTRNLTFLRKQSAALAQKLNDLSGHVEEQVEELYRTEVDLDMKLRTCRGTCRVALPFSADHHGFESLQTDLKVTAQRVRQKHEAAAPPMKTPQIKLQPSDVGPVPSVEYRTIPAVRTELLNLFEDVGVNQLVLELNESAELHTLSSAEPET from the exons ATGTCTGTGATGGCCGACGTCTACAGCTCCAGGCGGAGAGTCATCGTCAGCAGATACG TGTCAGAACTGAAGTTTGTGGAACGTGCAGACGTTCTGACCAGGAACCTCACGTTCCTACGGAAACAATCGGCCGCCCTGGCACAAAAACTAAACGATCTGAGCGGCCATGTTGAGGAACAGGTGGAGGAGTTGTATCGAACAGAG GTGGACCTTGACATGAAGCTGCGGACCTGCCGGGGGACCTGCCGGGTGGCGCTGCCGTTCAGCGCCGATCATCACGGCTTTGAGTCGCTGCAAACGGACCTGAAAGTCACGGCCCAAAGGGTCAGACAGAAACACGAAGCTGCAGCGCCCCCTATGAAGACCCCACAGATAAAGCTGCAGCCTTCTGACGTTGGCCCGGTGCCGTCTGTGGAATACAGAACCATTCCAGCGGTCCGGACGGAGCTCCTGAACCTGTTCGAGGACGTCGGGGTGAATCAGTTGGTACTGGAGCTGAACGAGTCCGCAGAGCTGCACACGCTcagttctgcagaacctgaaacctga